A stretch of the Mustela nigripes isolate SB6536 chromosome X, MUSNIG.SB6536, whole genome shotgun sequence genome encodes the following:
- the TASL gene encoding TLR adapter interacting with SLC15A4 on the lysosome, with product MLSEGYLSGLAYQKDIHWSCSSYNEQVAEEREEETKSATHSYCSVDETQVRSRYVSCKSSDKFISSVHSRESQHSRNQRATMLQTNPNPVFESPNVAAVEICRDSSRETYLVPPSCQSICKNYNDLHIAGDQVMAINSVTTDFPPQSSFEYGPLLKSSEIPLPMEDSISPQPSYFPQKPIQRYSSYWRITSIKEKSSLQMQKPMSNAVLNEYLEQKVVELYKQYIMDTEFHDSSPTQILASELIMTSVDQISLQVSREKNLETSKAKDIVINCLLQLVSSEISTPSLHISQYSNVNP from the coding sequence ATGCTGTCCGAAGGGTATCTCAGTGGACTTGCCTACCAGAAGGACATCCACTGGAGCTGTTCATCTTATAATGAGCAGGTggctgaggagagggaagaagagacgAAATCTGCTACTCATTCCTACTGCTCTGTGGATGAAACCCAAGTGCGAAGTCGGTATGTGAGCTGCAAATCCTCGGACAAGTTTATTTCTTCAGTGCATTCAAGAGAGAGCCAACACAGTAGAAATCAGAGAGCCACAATGCTGCAGACGAACCCCAATCCTGTGTTTGAAAGTCCCAATGTGGCTGCAGTTGAAATATGTAGAGACTCCAGCCGAGAGACCTACTTGGTTCCACCCTCCTGCCAGAGTATTTGCAAGAATTACAATGACTTACATATTGCCGGGGACCAGGTGATGGCTATTAATTCAGTGACAACAGATTTTCCCCCTCAGAGCAGTTTTGAATATGGCCCCTTGCTGAAGTCATCGGAGATTCCTTTGCCCATGGAGGATTCCATTTCCCCCCAGCCCAGCTACTTTCCCCAGAAACCTATCCAGCGGTACTCATCCTACTGGAGAATAACCAGCAtcaaagagaaaagcagcctGCAAATGCAGAAGCCCATGTCAAATGCAGTGTTGAATGAGTACCTGGAGCAGAAGGTGGTTGAGTTATATAAGCAGTACATCATGGACACCGAGTTTCATGACAGTTCTCCCACCCAGATCCTGGCGTCTGaactcatcatgacaagtgtggATCAAATCAGTCTCCAAGTGTCTAGAGAGAAGAATCTGGAGACCTCCAAAGCCAAGGACATAGTCATTAACTGTCTATTACAGTTGGTATCAAGTGAAATCAGCACACCTAGTCTCCATATTTCTCAGTATAGCAATGTCAATCCATAG